A window of the Canis lupus baileyi chromosome 8, mCanLup2.hap1, whole genome shotgun sequence genome harbors these coding sequences:
- the LOC140637918 gene encoding guanylate-binding protein 6-like: protein MASGPNMTAPICLVENYNMQLSVNPTAIQILEKISQPVVVVAIVGLYRTGKSYLMNRLGGQNRGFPLGSTVQSKTKGIWMWCVPHPTKPNHTLVLLDTEGLGDVEKGDLKNDSWIFALAVLLCSTFVYNSLGTINHQALEQLHYVTELTELIRAKSSPKRDEIEDSAEFVSFFPDFIWAVRDFTLELRLNDHPITEDEYLENALKLISGKNSRIQASNKPRECIRHFFPKRKCFVFDRPTNDTKLLANIENIPENELDPNFRTQSNNFCSYIFTHARIKTLREGLMVTGNRLRTLVVTYVDTINTGAVPCLENAVTTLAQLENSEAVQKAASHYSEQMAQRLKLPTDTLQELLGVHADCEREAIAVFMEHSFKDENQTFQKTLVELIKDKKEHFLQQNEEASVKYCQSILDQISKPLMESISAGTFSAPGGHKLYRQAKESIEWDYSQVPRKGVKANEVLQGFLLSQASIEESIWQADKALSDGEKAIAAERACKEAAEREQNLLKQKLLEQEQKIEAQQRSLQENIAQLEKKLERERENIIKEQNMMLEHKLKVQRDLLNEGFRKKSEEMNEEIRQLKYRIETTENSPSFLQVLERFGSEIVSIFTSPGRIIGTIIKGVSSLFKKN from the exons ATGGCATCTGGACCCAATATGACGGCCCCCATTTGTCTGGTGGAAAACTACAATATGCAGCTGTCAGTGAACCCAACAGCTATACAGATTCTTGAAAAGATTTCTCAACCAGTAGTGGTGGTGGCTATTGTAGGACTGTATCGTACAGGCAAATCCTATTTGATGAATCGTCTTGGAGGACAGAACCGAG GTTTCCCTCTGGGATCTACAGTGCAGTCTAAAACCAAGGGCATCTGGATGTGGTGTGTGCCTCACCCCACCAAGCCAAACCACACCCTGGTCCTTCTGGATACTGAGGGCCTGGGTGATGTGGAAAAG GGTGACCTTAAGAATGACTCATGGATCTTTGCCCTGGCTGTGCTTCTGTGCAGCACCTTTGTCTACAACAGCTTGGGTACCATCAACCACCAGGCACTGGAGCAGCTTCA TTATGTGACAGAGCTCACAGAACTAATCAGGGCAAAGTCCTCCCCCAAAAGGGATGAAATTGAAGACTCTGCAGAATTTGTGAGTTTCTTTCCAGACTTTATCTGGGCTGTACGGGATTTCACACTGGAGCTGAGGTTAAATGATCATCCTATCACAGAAGATGAGTATCTGGAGAATGCTTTGAAGCTGATTTCAG GCAAAAATTCCAGAATCCAAGCATCCAATAAACCGAGAGAGTGCATCAGGCATTTCTTTCCAAAACGGAAGTGTTTTGTCTTTGACCGACCAACAAATGACACAAAACTTCTAGCCAATATTGAGAATATACCTGAAAATGAACTGGATCCCAATTTCCGGACACAATCAAACAATTTTTGTTCTTACATCTTCACCCACGCAAGGATCAAGACTCTCAGAGAGGGACTTATGGTCACTGGGAATC GGCTGAGGACTCTGGTGGTGACCTATGTGGATACCATCAATACTGGAGCAGTTCCTTGTTTGGAGAATGCAGTGACAACTCTAGCCCAGCTTGAGAATTCTGAGGCTGTGCAGAAAGCAGCCAGCCACTATAGTGAGCAGATGGCCCAGCGACTGAAGCTCCCCACAGACACGCTCCAGGAGCTGCTGGGTGTGCATGCAGACTGTGAGAGGGAAGCCATTGCAGTGTTCATGGAGCATTCGTTCAAAGATGAAAATCAGACATTCCAGAAGACTCTTGTG GAACTAATAAAGGATAAGAAGGAGCATTTCTTGCAGCAGAATGAAGAGGCATCAGTTAAATACTGCCAGTCTATCCTCGATCAGATTTCAAAGCCCCTAATGGAAAGTATTTCAGCAGGAACTTTCTCTGCTCCTGGAGGACACAAACTCTACAGGCAAGCAAAGGAAAGTATTGAATGGGACTATTCACAAGTACCCAGGAAAGGAGTGAAG GCAAATGAGGTCCTCCAGGGCTTTCTGCTGTCACAGGCTTCAATAGAGGAATCTATCTGGCAGGCAGATAAAGCCCTCTCTGATGGGGAGAAGGCCATAGCAG CTGAGCGGGCCTGTAAGGAGGCAGCTGAGAGGGAACAAAACCTGCTAAAACAGAAACTACTAGAACAGGAACAGAAGATAGAGGCACAACAGAGGAGTCTCCAGGAAAACATAGCTCAACTGGAAAAgaagctggagagggagagagaaaacataataaaagaacagaatatgATGTTGGAGCATAAGCTGAAG GTCCAACGAGATCTGCTCAATGAAGGATttagaaagaaatctgaagagatGAATGAGGAAATAAGGCAGTTGAAATATAGGATTGAAACTACTGAAAATAGTCCCTCATTTTTACAAGTCTTGGAGAGATTTGGTAGTGAGATTGTTTCAATATTTACTTCTCCTGGTAGAATTATTGGTACTATTATAAAAGGTGTGAGCTcactatttaaaaagaattaa